The Haloplanus sp. GDY1 genomic sequence GTCCGGTGTCGTACTTGTCCGCGAGGTCCTTCGCGACCGTCAGCGTCTCGGTACTGTCGCCGTCGTCGGCGTCGTCGACGGCTGCTACGATGGGCATACGCGGATCCTTTCAGAGCATCGAATAATAAACTTGCCGTCGGACCCAGCGGATGGGAACTGACGTGCCGAATCGCCGCCGACGCGGCCCCAGACCCCCTCGGAGCCACCCGCCCGCACGGACGGTAGCTTTTTTCGGCGACCCGCGGTACGTCACTCCATGCCATTCCGAGCGACCGATCGCAGTTACGTCTTCGTCCCCGGCAACGACCGCGACGCCGTCGCCACGGCGCGGGCAACCGACGCCGACGCGTTGATCCTGGACCTGGAGGACGGCGTGGGGGAGGAGGGGAAGGCGGACGCCCGGCGCGTGACGCAGCGAGTCCTCGCCGACGCCGACGAGGCCGACGCGACACACGTCGTCCGGATCAACGGGCCGGAGACCGAGTGGGGGGCGGCCGACCTCGACGCCCTGCTGGACGCGGAGCGGCCGCCGGACGCGGTGATGCTCCCGAACGTCCGGGGTCCCGCCGACGTCGAGCGGGTCGCCGACCGCGTCGCGGACGTCGAGGCCGTCGGGGGCGTCGTCCCGCTGATCGAGCGGCCGGAAGCCGTCTTCGCGGCCGAGGCCATCGCCACCGCGAGCCCGGGAGTCGTGGCCGTCGCGTTCGGTCACGGCGACTTCGAGTACCACCTCGGGACGCTCGCGGCGGCGGCGGAGACGGACCTCTCGCTCCCGCGGATGCGGGTCTCGATGGCCGCGAGCGTCGCCGGCGTTCCCGCCATCGACACGCCACACGTCGCCCGCGACGACCCGGAGGGCCTGCGTCGGTCGGCGGCGGACGCGAAGCGACGCGGCTTCGACGGGAAGATGACCTTCCTCCACGACCAGATCGGCGCGATCAACGAGGCGTTCTCGCCCTCGGCCGAGGCGGTCGAGCGGTCCCGGCGGATCGTCGCCGCCTTCGAGGCGGCGGACGACGCGGAGGGCGTCCGCTACGTCGACGGGGAGTTCGTCGACAAGCCCGTCGTGGACGCCCACCGGGAGCGCCTCGACCGGGCCGAGACGCTGGGAGCGTCGACCCGATGAGGGTCACGCTCCTCGCGACGGGCGGCACCATCGCGTCGACGGGCGACGGCGACGGGGCGACGCCGGACCTCGACGCGGCGGCGCTCGGGCGGCGCGTCCCCGCCGTCGACGACGTCGACGTCGCGGTCGAGACGTTCTCGACCGTCCCGAGCCCGCACGTGACGGTCGAGGACATGTGGCGGCTGACCGAGCGGATCCGCGACCTCGAAGGTGG encodes the following:
- a CDS encoding HpcH/HpaI aldolase/citrate lyase family protein, producing the protein MPFRATDRSYVFVPGNDRDAVATARATDADALILDLEDGVGEEGKADARRVTQRVLADADEADATHVVRINGPETEWGAADLDALLDAERPPDAVMLPNVRGPADVERVADRVADVEAVGGVVPLIERPEAVFAAEAIATASPGVVAVAFGHGDFEYHLGTLAAAAETDLSLPRMRVSMAASVAGVPAIDTPHVARDDPEGLRRSAADAKRRGFDGKMTFLHDQIGAINEAFSPSAEAVERSRRIVAAFEAADDAEGVRYVDGEFVDKPVVDAHRERLDRAETLGASTR